A section of the Streptomyces sp. NBC_01591 genome encodes:
- a CDS encoding RidA family protein — protein MKQLITPDSLAWAAQLREGTGADAMPFAPAVVTRGDTVWLSGATAYPLVHQHPHDEAELTVPEGIAEQTRACLENLLIALKAAGGDVQDIVKVTIFNTDMDAQNEVNQVYAEFFGEHRPARSHIGVNRLVGPELKIEIEAVAVLG, from the coding sequence GTGAAGCAACTCATCACACCCGATTCCTTGGCCTGGGCCGCACAGCTACGCGAGGGCACCGGGGCAGACGCCATGCCGTTCGCCCCGGCGGTCGTCACACGCGGCGACACTGTGTGGCTCTCGGGTGCCACCGCCTACCCGCTCGTACATCAGCACCCCCATGACGAGGCCGAGCTCACAGTGCCCGAGGGAATCGCGGAGCAGACCCGGGCCTGCCTGGAGAACCTGCTCATCGCGTTGAAGGCGGCCGGCGGCGACGTCCAGGACATCGTCAAGGTCACCATTTTCAACACCGACATGGACGCCCAGAACGAAGTCAACCAGGTCTACGCGGAGTTCTTCGGCGAACACAGGCCGGCACGCAGCCATATCGGCGTCAACCGTCTGGTCGGCCCCGAGCTGAAGATCGAGATCGAGGCCGTAGCGGTCCTTGGCTGA
- a CDS encoding FadR/GntR family transcriptional regulator: MRMIGRRSSVDEVVGQLNEALMQGTWAIGDRLPTEQRLTEELGVSRTVIREAVRALVHLGVLETRQGAGTYVVSTTDPAPMLRRFGTADVREVFEVQLGFDVQAAQLAAMRRTDADLRRLRSMLAARNSATAPEEFARADADFHLAVVEAAGNSVLLECYRFFVGRLHDSLHALRSQDVIQESGAEPHDALLAAIEAGDEAAAAAAAAAAIRPSLNALTELFRVS, translated from the coding sequence ATGCGCATGATCGGCCGCAGGTCCTCGGTCGACGAGGTCGTAGGCCAGCTCAACGAAGCTCTGATGCAAGGCACTTGGGCGATCGGGGACCGGCTGCCGACCGAGCAGCGGCTCACCGAGGAGCTGGGAGTGAGCCGTACCGTGATCCGAGAGGCGGTACGGGCCCTGGTGCACTTGGGTGTACTGGAGACCCGACAGGGGGCCGGTACCTACGTGGTCTCCACCACCGACCCCGCCCCCATGCTGCGACGGTTCGGGACTGCCGACGTACGCGAGGTGTTCGAGGTCCAGCTCGGCTTCGACGTTCAGGCGGCCCAGCTCGCCGCCATGCGCCGCACCGATGCCGACCTGCGGCGGCTGCGCAGCATGCTCGCTGCCCGAAACAGCGCAACCGCGCCGGAGGAGTTCGCCCGTGCCGACGCAGACTTCCACCTGGCCGTGGTGGAAGCGGCGGGGAACAGCGTGCTGCTGGAGTGCTACCGCTTCTTCGTCGGCCGACTCCATGACAGCCTGCACGCGCTGCGTAGCCAGGACGTGATCCAGGAGAGCGGCGCCGAACCCCACGACGCACTGTTGGCGGCGATCGAGGCCGGAGATGAAGCCGCTGCCGCCGCCGCGGCCGCGGCAGCGATCCGCCCGAGCCTCAATGCACTCACTGAGCTGTTCCGAGTTTCGTAG
- a CDS encoding integrase core domain-containing protein: protein MTNYRSVNAMAEALNGSFEAEPTEHQGPWRGADQVERAVVPWVGWYDTGRLHSALDHLPPEEFEARYYRSQATTNAA from the coding sequence TTGACGAACTATAGGAGCGTCAATGCCATGGCCGAGGCCCTCAACGGCTCGTTCGAGGCTGAGCCGACCGAGCACCAAGGACCCTGGCGGGGAGCTGACCAGGTAGAACGTGCCGTCGTCCCGTGGGTCGGCTGGTACGACACCGGGCGCCTGCACTCAGCCCTCGACCACCTCCCGCCCGAGGAATTCGAGGCCCGTTACTACCGATCCCAGGCAACCACGAACGCCGCCTGA
- a CDS encoding SDR family NAD(P)-dependent oxidoreductase, with amino-acid sequence MNYSDTLTSQLAVVTGASSGIGAEFARQLAARGVDLVLVARSKDKLEELASTLRTKHGVTVRPIALDLSLPDSSETLARTLDKQGVAVDILINNAGFASHGDLAEADPGHMASQVQLNVGTLVGNTTRLLPGMVERGRGTVINVASTAGFQAVPHMAVYSATKAFVLSFTRSLWGETRGTGVTVLGICPGATDTPFFDVAGDNASVGSRRTPQQVVATALAALGGRKATVVDGAGNALVSRVVSRLVPERPLIRIAERSVRPSA; translated from the coding sequence ATGAACTACTCGGACACTCTCACCTCCCAGCTGGCCGTCGTCACCGGCGCTTCGTCAGGGATCGGCGCCGAGTTCGCCCGACAGCTGGCCGCCCGCGGTGTGGACCTGGTCCTCGTCGCCCGTTCGAAAGACAAGCTGGAGGAGCTCGCCTCGACCCTGCGGACCAAGCACGGCGTGACCGTCAGACCCATCGCCCTCGACCTCTCCCTGCCCGACTCCTCCGAGACCCTCGCGCGCACGCTCGACAAGCAGGGCGTCGCCGTGGACATCCTCATCAACAACGCCGGCTTCGCTTCCCACGGCGACCTCGCCGAGGCCGACCCCGGCCACATGGCGTCCCAGGTGCAGCTCAACGTCGGCACGCTCGTCGGCAACACCACCCGGCTCCTGCCCGGCATGGTCGAGCGCGGGCGCGGCACCGTCATCAACGTCGCCAGCACGGCCGGATTCCAGGCGGTGCCGCACATGGCGGTGTACTCCGCGACGAAGGCATTCGTCCTGTCCTTCACGCGTTCCCTCTGGGGCGAGACCCGCGGCACCGGTGTGACCGTCCTCGGGATCTGCCCGGGCGCCACCGACACCCCGTTCTTCGACGTGGCCGGTGACAACGCGTCGGTCGGCAGCCGGCGCACACCGCAGCAGGTCGTCGCCACAGCACTCGCGGCGCTCGGCGGACGCAAGGCGACCGTCGTCGACGGCGCCGGCAATGCCCTGGTGTCACGCGTCGTCAGCCGCCTGGTACCCGAGCGCCCCCTGATCCGCATCGCCGAACGCAGCGTACGCCCCAGCGCGTGA
- a CDS encoding TetR/AcrR family transcriptional regulator → MGRPVDQLTPKGAATRREILRAAARVFDAKGYALARMDDVVSETGLTKGAVYFHFKSKAALAHAVVDDQKQGMLAHVRRQLEGLGGPAAQVRGLVPVLVDLVIAEPAGWSVVRLDRELTTESPQERAQVSVLAEWVGLVEELLLAGARAGDLHLPADAHVLATVFVGAFDGLKGVLEATGRATPEELRRAAGALAEVIEATIEAH, encoded by the coding sequence ATGGGAAGGCCAGTGGATCAACTGACACCGAAGGGCGCGGCGACGCGCCGGGAGATTCTGCGCGCCGCCGCCCGTGTCTTCGATGCCAAGGGGTACGCCCTGGCCCGGATGGACGACGTGGTGAGCGAGACCGGCCTCACCAAGGGTGCCGTGTACTTCCACTTCAAGAGCAAGGCCGCCCTGGCCCATGCGGTCGTCGACGATCAGAAGCAGGGGATGCTTGCGCATGTGCGCAGGCAGCTCGAGGGGCTCGGAGGGCCGGCTGCGCAGGTACGCGGACTCGTCCCCGTCCTCGTGGACCTCGTCATCGCCGAACCCGCGGGATGGTCCGTCGTGCGGCTCGACCGCGAGCTCACCACCGAGTCACCGCAGGAACGCGCTCAGGTGTCCGTTCTCGCGGAGTGGGTCGGCCTGGTCGAAGAACTCCTTCTGGCCGGCGCCCGCGCGGGCGACCTGCACCTTCCGGCCGACGCCCACGTGCTGGCGACCGTATTCGTGGGCGCGTTCGACGGGCTGAAGGGCGTCCTCGAGGCCACGGGGCGCGCCACTCCCGAAGAGCTGCGCCGTGCAGCAGGCGCTCTCGCCGAAGTCATTGAGGCGACCATCGAAGCTCACTGA
- a CDS encoding AraC family transcriptional regulator, producing MDILTEALASMRTGHPASVRTNGRAPWGVRLPPVAGAGFHVVLYGTCWLVPLNDTPPHLKPIPLSPGDVIFLRSGRGHILADHPSTPAVEATAEQFQRGSPIGSLTLGGKGPETSLLCGDYQLDQSRPHPLVRHLPEVIHLPTRHGRHPELSAAVQLLGSELENPRIGSDGIVPSLIDSLLLYILRAWLDDQPPTAAQGWAAALGDSAVAPALSAIHDDPSVQWTVESLAERAGLSRAAFARRFASLVGEPPMAYLTRWRMTTAARLLRESNASLTTVAARTGYGSEFSFAKAFKREYGLAPGGYRRQTRAA from the coding sequence ATGGATATCCTCACCGAGGCGCTGGCCTCGATGCGCACCGGGCACCCGGCATCCGTACGGACCAACGGCCGCGCCCCCTGGGGCGTGCGGCTGCCGCCAGTCGCAGGCGCCGGGTTCCATGTGGTGCTGTACGGGACCTGCTGGCTGGTCCCCCTCAATGACACACCACCGCATCTGAAGCCGATCCCGCTGAGCCCCGGTGATGTGATCTTCCTGCGCAGCGGGCGGGGCCATATCCTCGCCGATCATCCCTCCACCCCGGCCGTGGAGGCCACTGCGGAGCAGTTCCAACGGGGTTCACCGATCGGCTCGCTCACGCTCGGTGGCAAAGGCCCCGAGACCAGCCTCCTGTGCGGCGACTACCAGCTGGACCAAAGCCGCCCGCACCCTCTGGTGCGCCACCTGCCCGAGGTGATCCATCTGCCGACGCGGCACGGCCGCCATCCGGAGTTGAGCGCCGCCGTCCAACTCCTCGGCTCCGAGCTGGAAAACCCACGCATCGGCTCGGACGGCATCGTGCCCAGCCTGATCGACTCGCTGCTCCTCTACATCCTGCGGGCCTGGCTGGACGATCAGCCCCCGACCGCCGCCCAGGGGTGGGCCGCGGCCCTGGGCGACTCGGCGGTGGCGCCTGCCCTGTCGGCCATTCACGACGACCCCTCGGTCCAGTGGACGGTCGAATCGCTGGCCGAGCGGGCAGGGCTGTCCCGCGCCGCCTTCGCCCGACGGTTCGCCTCGCTGGTGGGCGAACCGCCGATGGCTTATCTGACCCGCTGGCGCATGACGACCGCCGCCCGTCTGCTGCGCGAGTCCAACGCCTCACTGACGACGGTCGCCGCCCGCACCGGATACGGCTCGGAGTTCTCCTTCGCCAAAGCATTCAAGCGGGAGTACGGCCTGGCCCCGGGCGGCTACCGGCGCCAGACCAGGGCTGCCTAG
- a CDS encoding NADP-dependent oxidoreductase has protein sequence MRTVFQKSFGGPEVLEVVETERPKPLPGEVLVKVHASAVNPVDVFVRSGAFPLLGEPPFGVGWDISGVVEEAGPGARFEVGDEVYGMPFFPRAATGYAEYVAAPSRQVARKPASLDHVHAAAIPLAALTAWQGLVQAAGVKESDRVLIHRAAGGVGHFAVQIAKAHGAHVIAMASPARHDFVRGLGANEVIDYRTTDFTEAVKDADVVFDSTAQGDLSLSVLRPGGVLISIVEHADPTLAVRVEAAGRRFAGISVEPDYAALEAIADLVDAGLIRPHVEETFPLEEAGKAHELVASGHVQGKIVLTV, from the coding sequence GTGCGCACAGTGTTCCAGAAGTCTTTCGGTGGCCCCGAGGTCCTTGAGGTCGTGGAGACCGAGCGGCCGAAACCGCTGCCCGGCGAGGTTCTTGTCAAGGTCCACGCCAGTGCGGTCAACCCTGTGGACGTGTTCGTCAGGTCCGGCGCTTTCCCACTGCTCGGTGAGCCGCCGTTCGGCGTGGGCTGGGACATTTCCGGGGTGGTCGAAGAGGCCGGCCCCGGCGCCAGGTTCGAGGTGGGTGACGAGGTATACGGGATGCCGTTCTTCCCCCGCGCCGCCACCGGGTACGCCGAGTACGTCGCCGCACCGTCCCGCCAGGTGGCTCGCAAGCCCGCCTCGCTCGACCATGTGCACGCCGCCGCCATCCCCCTCGCGGCGCTCACGGCCTGGCAGGGCCTGGTACAGGCGGCAGGCGTCAAGGAGAGCGACCGGGTACTGATCCACCGGGCAGCCGGTGGTGTCGGCCACTTCGCGGTACAGATCGCGAAGGCACACGGCGCCCATGTGATCGCCATGGCCAGTCCGGCCCGGCACGATTTCGTCCGCGGCCTCGGCGCCAACGAGGTCATCGACTACCGGACCACCGACTTCACCGAGGCCGTCAAGGACGCCGACGTGGTTTTCGACTCCACGGCCCAGGGCGATCTCTCGCTCAGTGTGCTGCGCCCCGGCGGCGTACTCATCAGCATCGTGGAACACGCCGACCCAACGCTCGCCGTACGCGTCGAGGCCGCCGGGCGGCGCTTCGCCGGCATCTCGGTCGAGCCGGACTACGCCGCGCTCGAAGCGATCGCCGACCTGGTCGACGCGGGCCTGATCCGCCCGCACGTCGAGGAAACGTTCCCGCTGGAGGAGGCCGGTAAGGCACATGAGCTGGTCGCCTCGGGACACGTACAGGGCAAGATTGTCCTGACGGTCTGA
- a CDS encoding response regulator transcription factor — MAAPSARYTVLVVEDDPDIRTLLTSALHAAGYSIASADTGNAAMFKAGRCRPDLIVLDVMLPDTDGFAVTRELRAQGFYTPVLFLTARTEVEDRIIGLSSGGDDYVTKPFHVQEVLLRVRAILRRSSAPTTSPARQPALRYADLTLDQEAHEVRRAGQPAQLSPTEFRLLVCLMSHPERVLQKREILQQVWNYGFAGDTRIVDTYVKNLRRKIDRTEPALIHTTRGVGYSLRMPRGDLR; from the coding sequence ATGGCCGCCCCTTCCGCCCGGTACACCGTCCTCGTCGTCGAGGACGATCCGGACATCCGCACCCTGCTCACTTCGGCCCTGCACGCGGCCGGATACTCCATCGCCTCGGCCGACACCGGGAACGCCGCCATGTTCAAGGCGGGCCGCTGCCGCCCGGACCTGATCGTGCTGGACGTGATGCTTCCCGATACCGACGGCTTCGCGGTGACCCGCGAGCTGCGCGCCCAGGGCTTCTACACGCCGGTGCTTTTCCTCACCGCCCGTACCGAGGTCGAGGACCGCATCATCGGACTGAGCTCGGGCGGGGACGACTACGTCACCAAACCCTTCCACGTTCAGGAAGTCCTGCTGCGCGTCCGCGCCATCCTCCGCCGCAGCAGCGCCCCGACGACCAGCCCCGCCAGACAGCCCGCACTGCGCTATGCCGACCTCACTCTCGACCAGGAAGCGCACGAGGTACGGCGCGCCGGGCAGCCCGCGCAGTTGTCCCCGACGGAGTTCCGGCTGCTGGTGTGCCTGATGTCCCACCCCGAGCGGGTGCTGCAGAAGCGGGAGATTCTTCAGCAGGTGTGGAACTACGGCTTCGCCGGTGACACACGCATCGTCGACACCTACGTGAAGAACCTGCGTCGCAAGATCGACCGAACCGAACCGGCGCTCATCCACACCACACGCGGGGTCGGATACAGCCTGCGGATGCCCCGCGGGGACCTGCGGTGA
- a CDS encoding LysE family translocator: MVELSGVLGVMVVALGMVLTPGPNMVYLVSRSITQGRRAGIISLGGVALGFIVYLLAANLGLSVVFIAVPELYFAVKLAGAAYLAYLAWNALKPGGVSVFTPQDVPYDSPRKLFMMGLMTNLLNPKIAVMYLSLIPQFIDLEKSHVLLQGIALGSIQIVVSVAVNLTIVLAAGTIAVFLSRRPSWLKVQRYAMGTALGALAISLALDTSGPAKSS, from the coding sequence ATGGTTGAACTGAGCGGGGTCCTCGGCGTGATGGTGGTGGCCCTCGGGATGGTGCTCACCCCGGGCCCGAACATGGTCTATCTCGTCTCACGCAGCATCACCCAGGGCAGGCGCGCCGGGATCATCTCCCTCGGCGGTGTGGCCCTGGGCTTCATCGTGTATCTACTTGCCGCAAACCTCGGCCTGTCGGTCGTCTTCATCGCCGTGCCCGAGCTGTACTTCGCAGTGAAGCTGGCCGGCGCGGCATACCTCGCCTACCTCGCCTGGAACGCGCTGAAGCCGGGCGGCGTCTCCGTCTTCACCCCGCAGGACGTCCCGTACGACTCGCCGCGCAAGCTATTCATGATGGGACTGATGACGAACCTGCTCAACCCGAAGATCGCCGTCATGTACCTCTCGCTCATCCCGCAGTTCATCGACCTGGAGAAAAGCCACGTCCTCCTCCAGGGCATCGCGCTCGGCTCGATCCAGATCGTGGTCAGCGTCGCGGTCAACCTCACCATCGTCCTGGCAGCCGGAACCATCGCCGTCTTCCTCTCGCGCCGCCCCTCCTGGCTCAAGGTGCAGCGCTACGCGATGGGCACGGCGCTCGGCGCGCTTGCCATCTCGCTGGCCCTCGACACCTCAGGTCCGGCCAAGTCGAGCTGA
- a CDS encoding aminotransferase-like domain-containing protein: MKDYQSVADTVAEEIRAGILRPGDRLPPQRKFAQQHGIANSTATRVYQELARRGLTLGEVGRGTFVRAVPRASAPALTEPAGSRIDLELNYPVVSEQAALLANGLGRLLRPDVLGYALRPVGAAGVPAVRESAADLLARGGWRPDPAQVLFAGNGRQAISAVVTALVPPGARLGVEELTYPVIKAIATRLGITLVPLAMDAAGLIPEAVEEAHRSGPLHAVYVQPTLHNPLSVTMPRERVEHLSDVLLRSGIPAIEDAIWAFLHDEVPPLASLAPEQTVLVDSLSKRIAPGLTLGFVVAPGFLVGEIATSLRSGGWTPMRFALEAAYHWQQDGTVKALVQAKQREAAVRQEIAARHLGGFAVRSDPRSYHCWWQLPRPWRADTFVAAAARHGIGVVPAAAFTVGNNHAPNAIRLGLASPQTDVLSHALATLAELARSAPDDLVTD; encoded by the coding sequence GTGAAGGACTATCAGAGCGTCGCCGACACGGTGGCCGAGGAGATCAGGGCCGGCATCCTCCGGCCGGGCGACCGGCTTCCCCCGCAACGCAAGTTCGCCCAGCAGCACGGCATCGCCAACTCCACCGCCACCCGCGTCTACCAGGAACTCGCCCGACGGGGCCTCACTCTGGGCGAAGTGGGCCGCGGCACCTTCGTCCGCGCGGTCCCCCGTGCATCCGCGCCCGCGCTCACCGAACCCGCAGGCAGCCGGATCGACCTGGAGCTCAACTATCCGGTGGTGTCCGAGCAGGCCGCGCTTCTGGCCAACGGGCTCGGCAGGCTGTTGCGTCCCGATGTCCTCGGGTACGCGCTGCGGCCCGTCGGCGCGGCCGGCGTTCCGGCCGTCCGCGAGTCCGCCGCCGATCTGCTCGCGCGTGGCGGCTGGCGCCCCGACCCGGCGCAGGTGCTCTTCGCGGGGAACGGGCGGCAGGCCATCTCGGCCGTTGTCACCGCCCTGGTGCCACCGGGCGCTCGGCTCGGCGTCGAGGAACTGACCTACCCCGTGATCAAGGCCATCGCCACGCGGCTCGGCATCACCCTCGTGCCCCTGGCCATGGATGCAGCAGGGCTGATCCCGGAGGCCGTCGAGGAAGCCCACCGCAGCGGCCCGCTGCACGCCGTCTACGTACAGCCGACTCTGCACAACCCGCTGTCGGTCACCATGCCCCGGGAACGGGTGGAGCATCTGTCCGATGTCCTGTTGCGGTCGGGGATCCCCGCGATCGAGGACGCCATCTGGGCCTTCCTCCACGACGAAGTGCCGCCGCTCGCCTCTCTGGCCCCCGAGCAGACCGTCCTCGTCGACAGCCTGTCCAAGCGCATAGCCCCTGGCCTGACCCTCGGGTTCGTGGTGGCGCCCGGCTTCCTGGTGGGCGAGATCGCCACGTCGCTGCGCTCGGGGGGCTGGACCCCCATGCGCTTCGCACTGGAGGCGGCCTACCACTGGCAGCAGGACGGCACCGTGAAGGCGCTCGTACAGGCCAAGCAGCGGGAAGCCGCTGTACGACAGGAGATCGCGGCCCGGCACCTCGGCGGCTTCGCTGTACGGAGCGACCCGCGCTCGTACCACTGCTGGTGGCAACTGCCCCGCCCGTGGCGCGCGGACACCTTCGTCGCCGCCGCTGCCCGGCACGGCATCGGAGTGGTGCCGGCCGCCGCGTTCACCGTCGGCAATAACCACGCCCCCAACGCGATCCGGCTGGGGCTTGCCTCCCCGCAGACCGACGTTCTCTCCCACGCGCTGGCCACACTGGCCGAACTCGCCCGGTCCGCCCCGGACGACCTCGTCACCGACTGA
- a CDS encoding TetR/AcrR family transcriptional regulator, with the protein MASAIRNSDPARRVGRPPGPTAHGAASRDRILEAAAGVFARLGYDRARMADVVMESGLTKGSVYFHFESKEALAIAVLSTKHAQWLDLVRTRLAATPEGVDRLEALLPTMLDLHRDDPDAWVIARLIQDLADVPETRPLAAQLTRTWIDDVADLIRGAQRAADATVGSDPTLLATVLVGAFDGLKNTVAILNAGADETNAQLAAGGEVLLTMLGSVLGRA; encoded by the coding sequence ATGGCAAGCGCGATCAGGAACAGTGACCCTGCGAGGCGAGTCGGCCGCCCGCCGGGACCCACCGCCCATGGAGCCGCCTCCCGCGACCGCATCCTGGAGGCGGCCGCCGGAGTGTTCGCGCGGCTCGGCTACGACCGTGCCCGGATGGCGGACGTCGTCATGGAGAGTGGACTCACCAAGGGCTCGGTCTACTTCCACTTCGAGAGCAAGGAAGCGCTCGCGATCGCGGTTCTGTCCACCAAGCACGCACAGTGGCTCGACCTCGTCCGCACGAGACTGGCCGCGACGCCGGAAGGGGTCGATCGGCTCGAAGCGCTGCTCCCGACGATGCTCGACCTGCACCGCGACGACCCGGACGCCTGGGTCATCGCCCGGTTGATCCAGGACCTGGCGGACGTTCCCGAAACCCGCCCGCTGGCAGCCCAGCTGACCCGGACCTGGATCGACGACGTCGCCGACCTCATCCGCGGCGCCCAGCGCGCGGCGGACGCAACGGTCGGGAGCGACCCCACCCTGCTCGCCACCGTTCTCGTCGGCGCCTTCGACGGTCTGAAAAACACCGTCGCCATCCTGAACGCCGGTGCCGACGAGACGAACGCACAGCTCGCCGCCGGCGGCGAGGTGTTGCTGACGATGCTGGGGTCCGTCCTGGGGCGGGCGTAG